One Cervus canadensis isolate Bull #8, Minnesota chromosome 1, ASM1932006v1, whole genome shotgun sequence genomic window carries:
- the CRYBA1 gene encoding beta-crystallin A3 codes for METQTVQQELESLPTTKMAQTNPMPGSVGPWKITIYDQENFQGKRMEFTSSCPNVSERNFDNVRSLKVECGAWVGYEHTSFCGQQFVLERGEYPRWDAWSGSNAYHIERLMSFRPICSANHKESKITIFEKENFIGRQWEISDDYPSLQAMGWLNNEVGSMKIQCGAWVCYQYPGYRGYQYILECDHHGGDYKHWREWGSHAQTSQIQSIRRIQQ; via the exons ATGGAGACCCAGACTGTGCAGCAGGAGCTGG AATCCCTTCCAACCACCAAGATGGCTCAAACTAACCCCATGCCGGGGTCTGTGGGGCCATGGAAG ATAACCATCTATGACCAGGAGAACTTCCAGGGCAAGAGAATGGAATTCACTAGCTCCTGCCCAAATGTCTCTGAGCGCAATTTTGACAATGTCCGGTCTCTCAAGGTGGAATGTGGAGC CTGGGTTGGTTATGAGCATACCAGCTTCTGTGGGCAACAGTTTGTCCTGGAGAGAGGAGAGTACCCTCGCTGGGATGCCTGGAGTGGGAGCAATGCCTATCACATCGAGCGCCTCATGTCCTTCCGCCCCATCTGTTCAGCT AATCATAAGGAGTCTAAGATTACcatttttgagaaagaaaatttcattgGACGCCAATGGGAAATCAGTGACGATTACCCCTCCTTGCAAGCCATGGGTTGGTTGAACAACGAAGTTGGCTCCATGAAGATACAATGTGGGGC CTGGGTTTGCTACCAGTATCCTGGGTACCGTGGCTATCAGTATATCTTGGAATGTGACCATCATGGAGGAGACTACAAACACTGGAGAGAGTGGGGTTCTCATGCCCAGACTTCCCAGATTCAATCCATTCGCCGTATCCAACAGTAG
- the NUFIP2 gene encoding nuclear fragile X mental retardation-interacting protein 2, producing the protein MEEKPGQPQSQHHHSHHHPHHHPQQQQQQQPHHHHHYYFYNHSHNHHHHHHHQQPHQYLQHGAEGSPKAQPKPLKHEQKHALQQHQETPKKKTGYGELNGNAGEREISLKNLGSEEAANPISRVLNGNQQVVDTNLKQTVKSSTFGKAGIKTRNFIQKNSMDKKNGKSYENKSGENQSIDKTDTIAIPNGVVTNNSGYITNGYMGKGADNDGSGSESGYTTPKKRKARRNSAKGCENLNLVQDKIMQQETNVPTLKQGLETFKPDYSEQKGNRVDGSKPIWKYETGPGGTSRGKPAVGDMLRKSSDIKPGVSSKKFDDRPKGKHTSAVASKEDSWTLFKPPPVFPVDNSSAKIVPKISYASKVKENLNKTVQNSSVSPSSSSSSSSSTGETQTQSSSRLSQVPMSALKSVTSASFSNGPVLAGTDASVYSPGGQPLLTTAANTLTPIPSGTDSVLQDMSLTSAAVEQIKSSLFIYPSNMQTVLLSTAQVDLPSQTDQQNLGDIFQNQWGLSFINEPSAGPETVTGKSSDHKVMEVTFQGEYPATLVSQGAEIIPSGTEHPVFPKAYELEKRTSPQVLGSILKSGTTSESGALSLEPSHIGDLQKADTSSQGALVFLSKDYEIENQNPLASPTNTLLGSAKEQRYQRGLERNDSWGSFDLRAAIVYHTKEMESVWNLQKQDPKRIITYNEAMDSPDQ; encoded by the exons ATGGAGGAGAAGCCCGGCCAGCCACAGTCTCAGCACCATCACAGCCACCACCATCCGCACCATcacccccagcagcagcagcagcagcagccgcaccaccatcaccattattATTTCTACAACCACAGCcacaaccaccatcaccaccaccatcaccagcagCCTCACCAATACCTGCAGCATGGAGCCGAGGGCAGCCCCAAGGCCCAGCCAAAGCCGCTGAAACATGAGCAGAAACACGCCCTCCAGCAGCACCAGGAAACGCCGAAGAAGAAAACAG gcTACGGTGAACTAAATGGTAATgctggagaaagagaaatatctttAAAGAACCTGGGTTCTGAGGAAGCTGCCAACCCTATTTCCAGGGTCCTCAATGGCAACCAACAAGTTGTAGACACTAATCTGAAGCAGACTGTAAAGTCCAGCACCTTTGGGAAAGCAGGAATTAAAACCAggaattttattcagaaaaacaGTATGGACAAAAAGAATGGGAAGTCTTACGAAAATAAATCTGGAGAGAACCAATCTATAGACAAGACTGATACCATAGCAATTCCAAATGGTGTTGTAACAAATAATTCTGGCTATATTACTAATGGTTATATGGGCAAAGGAGCAGATAATGATGGTAGTGGATCTGAGAGCGGATATACCACTCCTAAAAAAAGGAAAGCTAGGCGCAATAGTGCCAAGGGTTGTGAAAACCTTAATTTAGTGCAGGACAAAATAATGCAACAAGAGACCAATGTCCCAACCTTAAAACAGGGACTTGAAACTTTCAAGCCTGACTACAGTGAACAAAAGGGAAATCGAGTAGATGGTTCAAAGCCTATTTGGAAGTATGAAACTGGGCCTGGAGGAACAAGTCGAGGAAAACCTGCTGTGGGTGATATGCTGCGGAAAAGCTCTGATATTAAGCCTGGTGTGAGCAGCAAAAAGTTTGATGATCGGCCCAAAGGAAAGCATACTTCTGCTGTTGCCTCCAAAGAGGACTCGTGGACCCTGTTTAAACCACCCCCAGTTTTTCCAGTGGACAATAGCAGTGCTAAAATCGTTCCTAAAATAAGTTATGCAAGCAAAGTTAAGGAAAACCTCAACAAAACTGTACAGAACTCTTCTGTGTCACCATCTTCATCTTCATCCTCCTCATCATCTACTGGGGAAACTCAGACCCAATCTTCAAGTCGATTATCCCAGGTCCCTATGTCAGCGCTGAAATCTGTTACTTCGGCCAGCTTTTCTAATGGGCCAGTTTTAGCAGGGACTGATGCAAGTGTGTATTCTCCAGGGGGTCAGCCACTGCTAACTACTGCTGCTAATACTCTAACACCCATCCCTTCTGGGACTGATTCAGTTCTCCAAGACATGAGTCTGACTTCAGCAGCTGTTGAACAAATTAAGTCCAGCCTTTTTATCTACCCTTCAAATATGCAAACTGTGCTGTTGAGCACAGCACAAGTGGATCTGCCCTCTCAGACAGATCAGCAAAACCTGGGGGATATCTTCCAAAATCAGTGGGGTTTATCATTTATCAATGAGCCCAGTGCTGGCCCTGAAACTGTTACTGGGAAGTCATCAGATCATAAAGTGATGGAGGTGACATTTCAAGGGGAATATCCTGCCACTTTGGTTTCACAGGGTGCTGAAATAATCCCCTCAGGAACTGAGCATCCTGTGTTTCCCAAGGCATATGAGCTGGAAAAACGGACTAGTCCTCAAGTTCTGGGTAGCATTCTAAAATCTGGGACTACTAGTGAGAGTGGAGCCTTATCCTTGGAACCCAGTCATATAGGTGACCTGCAAAAAGCAGACACCAGTAGTCAAGGTGCTTTAGTGTTTCTCTCAAAGGACTATGAGATAGAAAATCAAAATCCTCTGGCGTCTCCTACGAACACTTTGTTAGGCTCCGCCAAAGAACAGAGATACCAGAGAGGCCTAGAAAGGAATGATAGCTGGGGTTCTTTTGACCTGAGGGCTGCTATTGTATATCACACTAAAG aaatggaaTCTGTTTGGAATTTGCAGAAGCAAG ATCCCAAAAGGATAATCACTTACAATGAAGCCATGGATAGTCCAGATCAATGA